The genomic region gctccggaccgtcaccgctcgtcaccgctgccctggatgtcgccctccatcgctgtcgccgcgtccccaaggtgtccccgacgctccggcaaggcctctgcttccccggcatcctcgctcttcgtcgccgccatcacgtcgctacgcacgccgctcctattggatgacgggacggcgtgcacagcgacgtgatgacgacgatggagagcgctgaccacacggggcactgtaaacggctatccggtggcagctaaagcagtctgcgctgcaggattgccgtttttgcgatggccctgacatacaaaagcatcgtatgttgatgctgcctctgagaggccatcgtatgttgaaatgatcatatgtcggggccatcggaggtcgggggggggggggtcactgtagatgTATAAATTCTTCTCCACCCAGAAGGTAGTTATCACAGTACAAGCAGCAGTAGGTCGGCGGTGAAGACGTCTTATATATGTTGCTGTTTTCATAGTGACTTGTGGCATAATGTTATGTTAGAGAAAAGTTCTACAACTTTCTTATATAGTGTTTTACATTTATATTGTGTTTCAGtttgtccctttttttttaaccccttaaagagtacctatcatgatcttggtaaatgttataatcctcccaggtcactgccccatcaatataaaccaccccctgcctttattttttttattttttatttttctaccttgatattactctgtatattctgctcagtcagatttacagactgggaagggacgttcctcagcagacgtgacatcatctgaagccatacaggggagaacttcctccctcactctgataCACACaggccagagcagttcagtgtgagatgagctatggatGGAAAAGGCTGTATACAAGCTCTTCAGCATTCcaggctgcatttcctgattttggacttcaggagtccaaagtctgtgcaagagatgggaggAAATTGCTCTAaagtagagagacacctagtggaagcttttgaaaacacaaataaaacatagaaaacttaattttaaagaaagtacattagaaagatttttttatttaccataaggagtgcaatagcataaattagttttaatgatagtgcctaTTTACATGCACTGTAAATATGCAACGCTGCAGAAAGTAACTTAATGCACATTTACAATGCAGCTACAAagcaagctgtaataccacacccaaagtggagacaaggagggagatgtctttgaaagaaaaaaggcctgtttttttttattcctggaatacccctttaacttgtgatGCTGAGTAGTCCTCCACATACACCTGAAAAAGAAGATAAATGTTAGCACTTTGTGGATGACATATTAAAACAACACGCTTAGAACATGCTGTGTTCCATTTTTAATATGTCGTCAAcgaagtacaattttttttttctttttcagatagGTGTCTCtgcattttatttctttttctttatacCTTCTGAGGGACCCTATTTTTACCATACATATGGAGACACATGCAGAGGTTACTTTGTACTTAGGTATTTCTTCTTTGGATTTTATATGCATTTTTTCTCTTTAAACTCTACTGCCTGTACTGTACTCTACTTGTAGTCCTGCCTCTAAGGAGCATCATGTGTCCCCCATGAAGCAGAGCTACAGAAGAAACATATAGACAAAAATGAGGAGGGTAAGAGGATGTCTCCACACGATATACAGCCATCAATATAGATGGCTGTTCACTGTATGGCCCCCAAGAATTTACTGATCACAATATTGGCTGCATTTACAAAAATCTATTTATTTCTGGTTTTCCAACAGGATCCAAGCAAATCTAAGACAAGATGATGAGCACAGAGCCCAATGGAACGATGACAATGTTGGTTAATATCACAGAAACTCCAAACAATGGATGTAGAGTATGGAAAATATATGAGTGGTTCTTTACCCACTATTCTTCCTACATTTGGGTCATCTTCGTCTTGGGCTTCATAGAAAATTTGTTTGTCATCTCCATCTTTGTCCTTCACAAAAGTCGCTGCACAGTGACTGAGATCTACCTGGGGAATATGGCGGCTGCTGATCTGATTCTTGTTAGCAGCCTACCACTTTGGGCTATATCTATGTCCAACAAGAACTACTGGCAATTCGGAGACTTGATGTGTGGAGTTGTCCCCTCCTTGTATAGTCTCAACCTTTACAGCAGCATCTACTTCCTTATGATGGTCAGTATAGAGAGATATCTGGCTCTGGTGAAGGCCATGTCCATTGGCAGCTTGAGAAGACCTTGGTGGGCAAAAGTGATCTGTGGAATCATCTGGATATTTGCAGCTGTGTTGAGTGTGCCCTATGGACTGTTCCAAAAGGTGGTGCACATAAAAGAAGTAAACACTACTGCCTGTTTTTTTGTTGCACCTACTACATGGTATATTGTCTTAAATGTCATCACAAATATTCTCGGCTTCTTATTGCCTCTGGTTGTCACCTCCTTCTGTACATTCCAAATTATTAGTTTTTTGAAGAACAACTCAATGCAACAGTTCAAGAAAGTCAACAAGGAGAGAAAAGCCACTCGTCTGGTCTTGTCTGTATTCTTGGTCTTCATAATATGTTGGCTCCCCTACAATATTACTATTTTTATTCTAATATTACTAGAAATCAATGTCTCTCTTCCATGTATGGTGACAGTTTTCATTCATTTTGTTCATGTAATCTTGCTTTTCCTCACTCTCAGTAACAGTTGTATCAATCCGGTCATATACAGTATGGTTGGGAATCAATTTAGGCAAAAAGCCAAAGAGGTCTACAGGAGGTTTTTACATAAAGGTCCTGACGGTAGGACGTCGTAATTCCCAAGAGATGAAAAGTTTTACTCAACACAGATTTCTTTGTCTATGAGACCATACAAGAACAAATCCATTGTTTGAATCTACAACTGCACCTTCTGTTCCTGCATGTACCATTTCCACTCACAAGTCTCCACCAACAAAAAGGTCAGGCCGCCATCTCACCCAGCTCTCTACACGAGCAAAAGTCTAGTCTGAGTGTTTGAACACAATAACATAATCCTACACAGTAAAATAAGCAGATTGTTCAAAGACAAATATTGTATTAAAGGAGATGTGCAGCagtatataacttatcctctatctgcaggataggggataagtgtttgatcacagggTGTCtgagtctgactgctgggaccccctgcgatctcccacaCAGGGACCCGGCACTGCCATGGCTATGCGCGGCTCTAGTGCTTGTGTCATCGACCTCACTGAAGtccacagacacgccccctccattcagctctatggaagAGGCAGGGATGCACGAATGCTGCATTTCTCCGCCTCTCCCACAGCAATACATGGAGGGGCCATGTCAGCGGCGGCCTCATGCAAAGGGGCCCCGTACAGGGGATTGAGGGTCAAAGCACCCAACAGGATCTTCTGTTCTGGGTGGTAGCATCCAGCATTATACAGGGGCCCATTTTAGTGATGTTTCTTTGGCTCCGCCTCTCTTCTTTGTTCACCACTTGTAGAGGAGCCATCACATAGACCATGGTGTTGTTCTCCTCTGATCTATTTTGAATACGTTTTGTAAGGTCTTTGTACCATATTTGGCCCTGAAAGCATTATTAAAGGTCTGATCTATTTTTGTGTTCTGTTTTGTATTTGCTGTATTTACATACTGAACATTCtgtacccaaaaattttttttacatttgagttATTTTCTGGTACTTAACTTTGAAGAGTCTATGTCACCAGATGTACTAAGATATAGGTGGTGGACATTAAAGGCACCTATGACAAGATTCCCTGCTATGTACTATGGCAGCTTATAGGTTCTTACAAGGCCTCTGAACTGTAAATTTGATTGGTACAATGATGCCTATTATTCTTATGATAGCCATGTTTGTCAGATCATCGCTCTTGCCCACTGGCTTTCTGCTCTTGCACATTAGGCCTTTCTCTCTTATATAGGACTGGACAACAATGTCATATTCAGCTCACGGACAGGTGTGGCGCCATTTCAGTGAGAAAGCAGCCATGATTTTCTGATCCTGGatcatatatttaaaggggtatcctggaattatttttattttatttttttacttgactgtgctacagggggtgtaaagttagtgcagttcataatataatgtatgtacctgtgtgtgatggtggtctcgcagaTGTTCATTTCTAGCAGCAtaaaaaatgagtgttgtcttgagtctttcccaggttgcagtgttgcctgaaacattacatcactggtaaggtgttgaaagggagcgtgtccgtgcttcaatgggtggaactgCTGGGTAGAAGTGagttcattctccacagggctgaagGGAATTAAAGTTTAAAGCACAGCATGCATGGatgggagcctagctgtgctgcaattggtgggatggctgatgtatgggagggagataagtcaccTCCAAGCTAGAAATAAGGGATCCTGAGTATTGCAGTTGGAGGGAGGACACAGAAACAGGAAAGATCCAGATCACACAAACAAGCCAGTAGGGTGATGGGGGACctaggacatggccatttaccactgacacaagcacagattcttggtaagcatgtccattactggctaACAGGTAATTTAAAAAGTCCCCTTATGATGGattccccctttaaaggggatataCGCCTAATAAAACTGAtctcctatgcacaggatagggaataggtGTCTTATCGCAGGGGAACAAACCGCTGGGACTCTCTGCAATCTCCAGAAAGGGGCCAATCTCTTAGCTCTGATCACTCCGGTCCTCACCTTCCGTGACATCCTAGTCTGGGCAGTGATGGGAAACTCTGCCAAACACTGTCTGCTCTGTTGTCCCTCCTCAGCCTgttattggctgagcaggcccTCATTGCCTAAAGCAGTTTGACCTCAGAAGGTGGAGGCTAGAGTGATTAAAGGTAAGAAACAGGCTCcgttctggagattgcggggtccaAGTGGTCAGACccttcccgcgatcagacacttatcccctatcatgtgaaTAGGGTGCAAATTTTAATAGCTGGAGGTCCAATTTAAACTGAGCTACCTCAACAAGAATCCTTATAtgacccccacacatataatcaaGTATACTTAAGTTTTTCCTCAGCATTAAACCCCATTCAAAAATTTTGGATTTAATACTGATTACAGGAGAGTTCTGGTCTGAAATGTGCCTCATATCTTCTTCCCAGCCATGTGACTTTTACCAACAGGAGTTCAAGAAATTCTAACACAACATGAGGAGCATCAAACCAAACAGAACAATGACAATGTTGTCTAATATAACAGAAATTCGAAGAAAAATGGATGTACAGTCTGCAAAGTAGATACGTTTATCTTTACCTAtcaccccccccctacatgtagtTCAGCTTCATCTTgggcttcataaaaaaaaaattgtttttatcaGTGGCGTACCTACACTTTGGTGAACCCAGCCCCCACCACTGCCTGCCCGTCGAGCACAATAGAGGGGATTTAAAGGAATACAGGCCTTGAGCTCTGTAAGGGGCCCCTGAAactcctgatggcagccctgaaagGAACTAACTAAGTACTGTGAGACATACTTACCTAACCTACTGAACTACCCgcatactttggggggtttaccTTCTCAATGAGGGACCTACTATCCTGCTCACTTTTACTGTGCAGGCAccaaggaggagggggggggggctttattaCAGTTTGGGGGAGCCATAGATGGGGGGATTGTGTAGAGCAGGGGAGGGCACTGTATAAAGGTGGAGTCTAAAACGCTTGTCCTGCAGATGCAGAAGAGAAGAGTTTTGGCTGTGTCTTTGCAGgggtgttggggggagggggggtgcttttGGAGATGTTGCCAGGGGGTACTGATACCGCACCTCGCCAGCACCTGAATTATATAGTAACTCCTGCTGTGTCCCCTTGTGAAATAGGAAAACTCTCATTGTCTGAACACTGTTTAAATTAAGTTAAATGTCTGGACTGACATTCTGCTGTTTGGCCACAAGATGCCGCTGTTTCCTAACACAGCTAACAGACTGCATGTTTTCCATATTTATGAGAGTGGAGAGTGACCAGTAAAAAGGTGGGAGCAGCCATCTTAGAGAGAGCTGAGACTGAGGAACTATGAGAGGATCCTACTGTATCCAGGGGTGGGAGCATACTTCAGTGACCAGAACTAAGTGAAGCTGCTTGTGTCCGAGACCctgatcctgtccagaggaacgaGGATTGCTTCCAGGAACATGGATGAGAGCTAAGGAGCAAAACAACATAGACTGTGGGACCGCACGTTTGTTGGAGACGCATTTGTTCTGTTCAGAGTCATCAGCGGATGCAGGGCAGACCCGGGTCATTAAGATCGTGCACGCACCTCATTACTTTGTTGGTGCCTAGAGACTAGACCAGGCCTGTAGATAGTCAGggtctctgtttgtgtcaggccACAAGTGTTGCTACTGTTCATTTCAAGGACTCCATAATTTAAAGGGACATTTCACAATTGGAGAGCTGATAAACTCCCCACAAATTCAAGCCAGGCTGGTGTTTTGTTCAGGAGGAATAATAAGGCATGTGCTACAACTCCGGTTAGGGGAGGGGGAATAAGATAGAGGATTGTAAGCTGTTGTGCTGCATCGCAGGCTAGCCCAAACCACACACCTATACAGTTAttcttgtgtttttagggtaataaCAGGTAAGGTGTGGCAGACTAGTTTTGCCCGCCGGTAGACAAATTAACCCTGCTTTCTCATTCATTGGGTGCCGCACTGTGCAGCACAAGGGtctcagccttaggctgggtgtaTGTAAGTTTATTGTATGTTCCCAGAATTCATTTTTGGGTTCATAATCACGTTTAAGTAAAATTCGGTCATGACAAAAGCTGATGTGAAGTTGTTTTCCTTGTTTGTGACTTCGCTGTATCCTGAGGAGCCCGGCCCACGGTTTACACCCTGAAGTATAcagtaactcccactgtgtcccctgaagtatacagtaactcccactgtgtctcctgaagtatatagtaactcccactgtgtcccctgaagtatatagtaactcccactgtgtctcctgaagtatatagtaactcccactgtaccctgaagtatatagtaactcccactgtgtcctctgaagtatatagtaactcccactgtgtcccctgaagtatatagtaactcccactgtgtcccctgaagtatatagtaactcccactgtaccctgaagtatatagtaactcccactgtgtcctctgaagtatatagtaactcccactgtgtcccctgaagtatatagtaacccccactgtgtcccctgaagtatatagtaactctcactgtgtcctctgaagtatatggtaactcccactgtgtcccctgaagtatatagtaactctcactgtgtcctctgaagtatacagtaactcccactgtgtcccctgaagtatacAGTAACtctcactgtgtcccctgaagtatatagtaactcccactgtgtcccctgaagtatatagtaactcccactgtgtcccctgaaatatatagtaactcccactgtgtctcctgaagtatatagtaaccccCACTGTGTCCGCTGAAGTATAcagtaactcccactgtgtcccctgaagtatatagtaactcccactgtgtcccctgaagtatatagtaactcccactgtgtcccctgaagtatatagtaactcccactgtgtcccctgaagtatatagtaactctcactgtgtcccctgaagtatatagtaactcccactgtgtcccctgaagtatacagtaactcccactgtgtcccctgaagtatacAGTAACTCTCACTGTGtccccctgaagtatatagtaactcccactgtgtcccctgaagtatatagtaactcccactgtgtcccctgaaatatatagtaactcccactgtgtctcctgaagtatatagtaaccccCACTGTGTCCGCTGAAGTATAcagtaactcccactgtgtcccctgaagtatatagtaactcccactgtgtcccctgaagtatatagtaactcccactgtgtcccctgaagtatatagtaactcccactgtgtcccctgaagtatatagtaactctcactgtgtcccctgaagtatatagtaactcccactgtgtcccctgaagtatacagtaactcccactgtgtcccctgaagtatacAGTAACTCTCACTGTGtccccctgaagtatatagtaactcccactgtgtcccctgaagtatatagtaactcccactgttcCCCCTGAAGTACACAGTAACTCCTGCTAAGCCACTGCTCAACAACGTCCACAGGATTTATTTGTTGAATATCTTTCTTAGCACCCCGGGTGCTGTAGCAGTCTTTTCAAGAGAAGGAGCCCAATATTTAGCATATCTGAATTATTCTTGAACAATTTGTATAATATTTATCTCTATTAGAATtataaaggtaaagaggaaagcagcactccgggTGTAGATATGTACGGGTGCCTCCCGTTGTTGATCTGGGTCAGAGATccaaactagtgttgctcgcgaatattcgcaattcgaattttattcgcgaatatcgcatattcgcgaattcgcgaatatagcgctatatattcgtaattacgaatattcgttttttttttttttttttttttttttttttttcacagtacacatcacagtgatcacccctctctgcttccagcttgtgtggtgtaaagaaggctctaatactactgtgtgatactggtgtgcgaattttcgcatatattaattttcgcacaacgcgaatattcacatatgcgaaaatacaacgagaatattacgaatatgcgaatattcgcgaatatgacgaatattcgtccatatattcacgaatatccgcgaattcgaatatggcccatgccgctcaacactaatccaaACTTGATAAAGAAAAgtagaaacagcagcactccaggtTTGTGAAGAAAGTGGTGTCTTTATTCACTCCAAATGAGCGACGTTTCGTCCGGCTCACCCAGTCATTATCAAGCCCTTATCGGCTTGATAATGACTGGGTGAGCCGGCCGGAACATCGCTCATTTGGAGTGAATAAACACACCACTTTCTTCACAAacctggagtgctgctgtttctacTTTTCAACTCCCTCCACTTCCACCCATCCCATCCCCTAAAAATAGAGAAGACTTGGTTCCATTGAAAGGCTCGAACAGAGAGGTAAAAACTGGTTTTCCTGAGGGCACACACCGCTACAGTAAGTTAAAACCACGGACATCAagagtaaaataataaaacagcttTAACGACATATGGACGGCGCGTTTCGAGAGCGTAGCTCTCTTTATCAAGTCATGTAACAGTATACAGGGAACTATGCTTTATATATGCTtgataaaatttgaataaaaCAGGGAGTTgcctgtagtgttgctcgcgaatattcgcaattcgaatattattcgcgaatatcgcatattcgcgaattcgcgaatttcgcgaatatagcgctatatattcgtaattacgaatattcgttttttgttttttttttcttcacagtacacatcacagtgatcatccctctctgcttccagcttgtgtggtgtaaagaaggctgtaatactactgtgtgagactggcgtgcgaaaattcgcatatgcgaaaatatgcatatgctaattttcgtatatgcgaatttccacatatgctaatttccgcatgcacgtattttcgcatacgcgaaaataaaacgagaatataacgaatatgcgaatattcgcgaatatatgacgactattcgtccatatattcgcgaatattcgcgaattcgaatatggcctatgccgctcaacactagttgcctGATGCAAGATCCTGTTCACATTGATTGAGGAGCAGGTGATCAGATAGAGTTCTGGGGACATTtcttaaaattatatatatgagaATTGTCACTGGAAATAACAATTGTGCAACATATTAAAATCTAGAGCATAGATATCATTTATATTTGACAtaaaacactttttatttttaaaaactacTAAGAGATAtgactatgaaggagatttatcaagctgcatagtagattttttttgcgtaaaaaagttgcacgtacttgcacatgtgcgacttttctatacatgctgagacttttagatttttgcttattccaaagcacgtTTCTGAAATCCGCTCACGtagtaataataatttttttttactttgtagtggtcttgtatttatcaaatgtgataggcgctatttatgaagaaaaaaaagtcacatctccatttaaaagctgcatatgtattccaggtccaacctggcttacagaaagtgcatacgtccgcagaaaaggacattaacactttaataactcttcttgttctgcatcatgaaacaaagttaCTACATTAATGCCTCATACATTAtagaaaaaataattatataactaataactaatttcattttaaggttgaaaacacacactgcacaccttgttaatttacgtacatgctggcgtgcccactaaattttaaaatgaatgttgtgttaaaataaaataaggcacaaaattattgtgtaagaatttttacaaaacacataaataacccatatgtggcactaaagtttttccttaaaaaaaagcagaaacatccacagtaatacagcttcatgcacatttcattttggggtgggtaatgtaccgagccgtttttttgtttttgtttcttcaCTATTGttcatgtgcctgttggtgctgcactgtcttccctcctgacgtaaactccggcctcagcacagcgacgcaagactccgcccacctaCATCACAAAATGCAGgcacaaaattaaacaaaaaagcctctagagtacggatattcatggtgcggcatagtttgtctttaatattttttaatttctgaggaggatgGATGGATTGTTGGGGGATAGTTGCAGCTACTTAGTGCCAGGCCGGctagtcagggtgtcacccgatgcagtagttaccccccccccccccccaattgaagCTGATGAatgcgaatttgttacgaatttctggaaatatttgattcgcaaagaatgcgaatatcgccacgattctgtCGCGCGAATCACTTcaataaactccattttacagcgttccaggctccagtgcatctaaaatggcagatccacatgtcagcacatggggcaagggatgctgggaaggcagaaaGGGAGGTAGgcagtatgaccctgaatcacccctgtgatgtcacagccctatataatcggcagccatattgcagccagccacttgattcattacactgcagagagataggacggacgccctgtgtgtgtgtgtgtgtgttacagcagcgtttgacatcctcctagtcacatcagcgttctcatgggaggagagcattgtttttttcactgaaaagtatttctactgcagccattaacctcccagtcactttcttcggcacaggaatccttagcagaggaggcaggaatcatttttcagggtctttgttccacaaaaaaatcatctgctggttatactagtctgtggactgTATAATAaaaagcagtccattcctaatagtccgtgagagagtgcaattttgtgttcagtacacagctttttttttggctgcagcactgttgtgtactgctggtgttttacaaaaatatattttttaagtgtactgtagtgcatttttctgcctcataagtgcataccacatacctacatctaagtagtgtactattttgtacctgttaatctgtcaagggccaggGCCCCATCGTAGTCCCCTAAATCTGTATTTCTATTTGAAACATAAAACAATGAACTTGTGAATAACAGTAAATGTCTTGATCATTGAAAATTCACTTCTGAGTGGGATAAAATAGGATgaattttttatatttgaaaataATGAGACAGGAAGAGAAATTTCagactacattatatataatatgagtACTGACCGCAATAATCATATGTGTAATGGATTGTGGcagagttgcctgaggctttctatctcCTGCTATCCTAGACTTCCAGACTAGACCTGTGCAGCGGGGCACTTGTAGATGTGTGGTCACAGGCTTTTAACTTCTCCATAGGACTCCTTCAGGTTACCACAGACTTCTCCTCACTCCCCTCCACACTGCAACGTTAACAAACTCCGCCCCCACTACACTAGTtaaggcttaaaggagtactctagtgcagagtattcctgctccatcctgcccgggctgcaaaataaatgaaaatggaccatcactcacctccctgggttcccgtggagcgccactacagctgatcggtcctccggtccatcctcttcatacttccgtgtgaacgaagcgtcacatggcgctcagcctatcgccggccgccgcgatgttctgcctcggccagcgataggctgagcgccatgtatgaagaggatggaccggaggacagagcagctgtagtggtgctccgcgggaacccagggaggtgagtgatggttcattttcatttattttgcagcctgggcaggacggagcaggaatactctgcactagagtactcctttaagctaggGGGCATGTTTGACATTTATTAAAGGCAACAATAACAAACACATTATAAATCAATATACTATCAGCTAGAATGCAATACAAGGCAGCACCTTGAGCAGTGGGGCCCAGCACAGACACCTGAGGCAGCATTTACCCGACAGGGTCACTTCCTCTACTGGGATACCACACTATGAGGTTGTTCCAGGTTCTAGCATAGAGAGTGagaatgaaaaaataattttgtggCCGTCTCACAGACGGGTTTCCAAGAGGTGTGTGTGTCAGTGGTGACTTGTTGAGACCAATGTCTGCCTCCTTGGTGTTTGTGTGATAGGCTGCCACTGGGGCAGTGGTGTGTGAGAGAAAAGTCTAATGGAGCAGAAGAGACATTGGTAACCAGAGTGAGAGAACCTGCAGCTGCCGGTGAGACCTGTAAGACTTGTGAGACTGCTATTTGGGTCGTGAAAAGGAGTAAATTGTGTAAATCCCATCAGTGAAAACAGGGCAGTGGTATGAGTGTAACATATCAGAAATTCTGTGTCCCATTATTTTACAGGGATTCTACTGCATcacgcacatggcagaattttctgTGTGCATCCAACATGGAGCCCGACcacgcctgccacatca from Hyla sarda isolate aHylSar1 chromosome 11, aHylSar1.hap1, whole genome shotgun sequence harbors:
- the LOC130295751 gene encoding B2 bradykinin receptor-like, whose product is MMSTEPNGTMTMLVNITETPNNGCRVWKIYEWFFTHYSSYIWVIFVLGFIENLFVISIFVLHKSRCTVTEIYLGNMAAADLILVSSLPLWAISMSNKNYWQFGDLMCGVVPSLYSLNLYSSIYFLMMVSIERYLALVKAMSIGSLRRPWWAKVICGIIWIFAAVLSVPYGLFQKVVHIKEVNTTACFFVAPTTWYIVLNVITNILGFLLPLVVTSFCTFQIISFLKNNSMQQFKKVNKERKATRLVLSVFLVFIICWLPYNITIFILILLEINVSLPCMVTVFIHFVHVILLFLTLSNSCINPVIYSMVGNQFRQKAKEVYRRFLHKGPDGRTS